The Equus quagga isolate Etosha38 chromosome 12, UCLA_HA_Equagga_1.0, whole genome shotgun sequence genome includes a region encoding these proteins:
- the NUDT5 gene encoding ADP-sugar pyrophosphatase: MENREPANSSQNIKQSIISEELIAEGKWVKLEKTTYMDPTGKTRTWETVKRTTRKGQSADGVSVIPVLQRTLHYECIVLVKQFRPPMGGYCLEFPAGLIDENESPEAAALRELEEETGYKGDVAECSPAVGMDPGLSNCTTHIVTVTINGDDAENVRPKPKPGDGEFLEVISLPKNDLLKRLDALVAEEHLTVDARVYSYALALKHANTKPFEVPFLKF; encoded by the exons atggaaaatcGAGAACCAGCGAATTCTTCTCAAAATATCAAACAGTCTATTATCTCAGAGGAG TTAATTGCAGAAGGAAAATGGGTCAAGCTTGAAAAAACAACTTACATGGATCCTACTGGTAAAAcaag AACCTGGGAAACTGTGAAGCGGACAACCAGGAAAGGACAGTCCGCTGATG GTGTGTCGGTTATCCCGGTGCTGCAGAGAACTCTCCATTATGAATGCATCGTCCTGGTAAAACAGTTCCGGCCCCCCATGGGGGGCTACTGCCTCGAGTTCccggcag GTCTCATCGATGAAAACGAGAGCCCGGAGGCAGCTGCTCTTCGGGAACTTGAGGAGGAAACTGGCTATAAAGGTGATGTTGCTGAATGTTCTCCAG CTGTAGGTATGGATCCGGGTTTGTCAAACTGTACCACACACATCGTGACAGTAACCATTAACGGAGATGATGCTGAAAATGTAAGACCTAAGCCAAAGCCAG GAGACGGAG AATTCTTGGAAGTAATTTCCCTACCAAAGAATGACCTGCTGAAGAGACTGGATG CGCTGGTAGCTGAAGAACACCTGACAGTGGACGCCAGGGTCTACTCCTACGCCCTGGCACTGAAACACGCCAACACAAAGCCATTCGAAGTGCCCTTCCTGAAGTTTTAA